Proteins co-encoded in one Conger conger chromosome 4, fConCon1.1, whole genome shotgun sequence genomic window:
- the LOC133127094 gene encoding ATP-dependent zinc metalloprotease YME1L1-like, translating into MFSLSTTFQAQASVSLSHLLNTLHSLTSSASSSIQSLQRERSQELDLPSSEPTLSLRELGLADLRAGQLDQLVSSLLPGPSSVEIPTIAPVCHNWRTSHVSTDSFFRNKHGFSHRTGSVFGTHVLCRQSPSPLQAVCSDLQQWSVLIQSRGFKTLKSKTRRLQAGYERPAEPDGYTPAFMKGLLMRDKVPETESVDKLVKMKNLPEMQHDAYKSGFAEGFLKSQALILRKEETFKRIRLSVLLIFLALGLYGIFGIPLSVRFRTATGLDAAVDPIQMKNVTFENVMGVDEAKNELQEVVEFLRSPDKFTALGGKLPKGILLVGPPGTGKTLLARAVAGEADVPFYYASGSEFDEMFVGVGASRIRALFKDAKASAPCVIFIDELDSVGGKRIESAMHPYSRQTINQLLAEMDGFKPNEGVIVIGATNFPEALDNALVRPGRFDMQVTVPLPDLKGRTEILRLYLQKVKVDSAIEAAVIARGTVGFSGAELENLVNQAALKAAVDGKDMVTMKELEFSKDKILMGPERRSVVIDKKNKTITAYHESGHAIVALFTKDAMPINKATIMPRGPTLGHVSMLPENDRWSETRSQLLAQMDVSMGGRVAEELIFGNEYITTGASSDFDGATRIAKMMVTKFGMSDKLGVMTYNDLSKQSPETQAAIEQEVRVLLKDSYERAKSILKTYNKEHRNLANALLTYETLDAKEIQTVLEGKKLEPR; encoded by the exons ATGTTTTCCCTTTCGACGACGTTCCAGGCACAG GCAAGTGTCTCCCTGAGCCACCTCCTGAACACTCTCCATTCCCTGACGAGTTCAGCCAGCTCCTCCATTCAGAGTCTCCAGAGGGAAAGGAGTCAAGAGCTGGACCTGCCCTCCAGCGAG CCGACGTTGAGCCTGAGGGAGCTGGGCTTGGCAGACCTGAGAGCAGGACAGCTGGACCAGCTCGTGAGCAGCCTGCTGCCTGGGCCAAGTTCTGTGGAGATCCCCACCATCGCCCCTGTTTGTCACAACTGGAGGACGTCCCATGTCTCCACAGACTCCTTTTTCAGGAACAAACATG GGTTCTCCCACCGAACAGGGAGTGTGTTTGGCACTCATGTGCTGTGCAGACAGAGCCCCTCCCCTCTACAGGCCGTATGTTCAGATCTGCAGCAGTGGTCAG TGTTGATCCAGAGCCGAggttttaaaacattgaaatcCAAAACAAGACGGCTACAGGCTGGCTATGAGCGGCCTGCAGAACCAGATGGCTACACTCCAGCCTTCATGAAG GGTCTCCTGATGAGGGACAAGGTGCCTGAGACGGAGAGCGTAGACAAGCTGGTGAAAATGAAGAACCTCCCAGAGATGCAGCACGATGCCTATAAGTCCGGATTTGCCGAGGGATTCTTAAAATCCCAGGCTCTGATCCTGCGAAAGGAAG AGACTTTCAAGAGGATACGGCTAAGTGTTCTGCTTATCTTCTTGGCGCTGGGTTTGTACGGAATCTTTGGAATCCCCTTATCAG TGCGGTTCCGTACTGCGACAGGGCTGGACGCCGCAGTGGACCCCATCCAGATGAAGAATGTGACATTCGAGAACGTGATGGGGGTGGATGAGGCTAAGAACGAGCTGCAGGAGGTGGTGGAGTTCCTCAGGAGCCCTGATAAGTTCACTGCCCTTGGCGGGAAGCTCCCCAAAG gAATCCTGCTGGTGGGACCGCCGGGCACTGGGAAGACCCTGTTGGCACGGGCTGTGGCAGGAGAGGCAGACGTCCCCTTCTACTACGCGTCAGGCTCAGAGTTCGACGAAATGTTTGTGGGAGTGGGGGCAAGTCGCATCAGAGCCCTCTTCA AGGACGCCAAAGCCAGTGCGCCGTGCGTGATCTTCATCGACGAGCTGGACAGTGTCGGGGGGAAGAGGATAGAGTCCGCCATGCACCCGTACTCCAGACAGACGATTAACCAGCTTCTCGCTGAGATGGATGG GTTCAAACCAAATGAAGGGGTCATCGTCATCGGAGCCACCAACTTCCCAGAGGCCCTGGATAA CGCGTTGGTGAGGCCTGGGAGGTTTGACATGCAGGTGACGGTCCCCCTGCCCGACCTGAAGGGACGCACCGAGATCCTGCGCTTATACCTGCAGAAGGTTAAAGTAGACTCCG CCATTGAGGCAGCGGTCATCGCCAGAGGAACTGTGGGATTCTCCGGGGCGGAGCTGGAGAACCTGGTCAACCAGGCTGCCCTCAAGGCGGCAGTGGACGGGAAAGACATGGTCACCATGAAGGAGCTGGAGTTTTCCAAAGACAAGATTCTCATGG GCCCAGAACGCAGGAGTGTGGTGAtcgacaaaaaaaacaaaaccatcacAGCGTACCATGAATCCGGACACGCCATCGTCGCTCTCTTCACCAAAGACGCGATGCCCATCAATAAAGCTACAATCATGCCACGGGGCCCCACCCTCGGCCAT GTGTCGATGCTCCCGGAGAACGATCGCTGGAGCGAGACACGCTCTCAGCTGCTGGCGCAGATGGATGTCAGCATGGGCGGCAGGGTGGCCGAGGAGCTCATATTCGGGAACGAGTACATTACCACAG GTGCTTCCAGTGATTTTGACGGTGCCACTAGAATCGCAAAGATGATGGTGACCAAGTTTGGGATGAGTGACAAG CTGGGAGTGATGACCTACAATGACCTGTCCAAACAAAGCCCAGAAACTCAAGCTGCTATTGAGCAGGAAGTCCGAGTGCTGCTTAAG GACTCGTACGAGCGCGCCAAGAGCATCCTGAAGACCTACAACAAGGAGCACAGGAACCTGGCCAACGCGCTGCTGACCTACGAGACGCTGGACGCCAAGGAGATTCAGACGGTGCTGGAGGGGAAGAAGCTGGAGCCCAGATGA